Proteins from one Chitinophaga oryzae genomic window:
- a CDS encoding leucine-rich repeat domain-containing protein: MKDLSKFIRYGDQKDLQIWDKWGEKDELDELPDDIFLQYPNAEEVGIHVTKMTVLPNSLYSLKNLKFLNISTNKIKTLPAEIIQLQQLESIRLNISSMDVNKGLPLLAQLPALRSINLSNWRGKAFPDNLQLLKHLTHLTIAKDKMTGLVPEILALLTALPDLQELDITVSEDDYYLLLSLQHMPLLDKLRKIDIGYDGLWRAAPHRTPLCLATTRQVQIHDAFKETLPQFRLKVKDKNYSDLHLQLLFGIHLKVVPAITELLPNQLANAIAAQQHPRLYLLARPKGESQKSINEKLEQYGISASNKQPDSNTIVVIGAGTTMEDLMPLLDTGCQVITTDQLKDVLINKDDHWLLQDDNEAANTQLMRLFTSNDPDNYQLAFEIIETGGANKIIQTLLAVVMLAHPDKTIHKKAEKLYDKYGSQAFRQQVKSSKISLRVGGNVSSKLQRIVSNKDVDEVMFRLMYQLVAGSNSNISKVKADSFSMKGIENITLPPEIAFFTQIADWDFENCKGFDIATAIPIFAEMPGVKHLRLNGCHIEIPASIGTLTQLHTLHIAHNTLAVEDSLQSLVHLKSLDATGIKLKNWDWLKSLKNLMGLMLSNNQLTAIPDAVFDMQQLILLEARNNKLTAVPEALTRLPKLDQLDFSSNLITNFPYFLGKYKLSELLLRSNKIQEVDTRQLATVSSGQPIAWEKLNLSRNELSSFEMTHCEFTTRVLDISHNQLTELHPSIFNAPLTDFYGHHNQIAELPPIDSGSRFGDFWMQNNRLTELPVQIAHIFINNADFSNNQISRIHPDFDSQAAGSYSRWYWKMQNNPLPPGKNGSFFI, encoded by the coding sequence CAGAAAGACCTGCAAATATGGGACAAATGGGGCGAAAAGGACGAGCTCGACGAACTTCCGGACGATATTTTCCTGCAGTACCCCAACGCAGAAGAGGTAGGAATCCACGTCACAAAAATGACTGTGTTGCCCAACTCCCTCTATTCCCTGAAGAATTTGAAGTTCCTCAACATTTCAACTAACAAAATAAAGACACTACCAGCGGAAATCATTCAGCTGCAACAATTGGAAAGCATCCGGCTCAACATCAGCAGTATGGATGTCAACAAAGGGCTGCCGCTGCTGGCACAGCTACCGGCGCTTCGTTCGATAAATCTGAGCAACTGGCGTGGTAAGGCTTTTCCGGATAATCTGCAGCTATTGAAGCACCTGACGCACCTGACGATTGCTAAAGATAAGATGACCGGCCTGGTTCCTGAGATCCTGGCACTGCTAACGGCATTACCGGACCTTCAGGAGCTGGACATCACCGTTTCCGAAGATGACTACTACCTGTTATTATCCCTTCAGCATATGCCGCTGCTCGACAAACTCCGTAAGATCGATATTGGCTATGATGGCCTCTGGCGCGCGGCCCCGCACAGGACGCCGTTGTGCCTGGCCACCACCCGCCAGGTACAGATACATGACGCTTTCAAAGAAACACTTCCGCAATTCCGGCTGAAAGTAAAAGATAAAAACTATAGCGACCTTCATTTACAGTTGCTGTTCGGCATTCACCTGAAGGTAGTACCAGCCATCACTGAACTGTTGCCCAACCAGCTGGCCAACGCCATTGCCGCCCAACAGCATCCCCGTCTCTATTTACTGGCCAGGCCCAAAGGAGAAAGCCAGAAATCCATCAATGAAAAACTGGAACAGTATGGTATTTCCGCCAGCAATAAACAGCCAGACAGCAATACCATTGTAGTGATCGGTGCCGGTACCACCATGGAAGACCTCATGCCCCTGCTGGACACCGGCTGCCAGGTCATCACCACCGACCAGCTCAAGGACGTGCTGATCAACAAAGACGATCACTGGCTGCTGCAAGACGACAACGAAGCTGCCAACACACAGCTGATGCGCCTCTTCACCTCCAACGATCCGGACAACTACCAGCTGGCCTTCGAGATCATCGAAACCGGCGGCGCCAATAAAATCATCCAGACGCTGCTCGCCGTGGTCATGCTGGCCCACCCGGACAAAACGATCCATAAAAAGGCAGAGAAGCTGTATGACAAATATGGTTCACAGGCATTCCGGCAACAGGTAAAAAGCAGTAAAATTTCCTTACGTGTAGGCGGTAACGTGAGTTCAAAATTACAACGCATCGTTTCCAATAAAGATGTGGACGAAGTGATGTTCCGACTTATGTACCAGCTGGTGGCCGGTTCCAACAGCAACATCAGTAAAGTAAAAGCGGATTCCTTCAGCATGAAGGGTATTGAAAATATTACCCTGCCGCCGGAAATAGCTTTCTTCACGCAGATCGCCGATTGGGATTTCGAAAACTGCAAAGGCTTCGATATCGCCACGGCCATTCCCATTTTCGCGGAGATGCCGGGTGTAAAACACCTGCGGCTCAACGGCTGTCATATCGAGATACCGGCGTCTATCGGCACACTCACGCAACTGCATACTTTACACATAGCCCACAACACGCTGGCGGTGGAAGATTCGCTGCAATCGCTGGTACACCTGAAATCACTGGATGCAACCGGCATAAAACTAAAAAACTGGGACTGGTTAAAATCACTGAAAAACCTGATGGGGCTGATGTTAAGCAACAATCAGCTGACCGCCATTCCCGATGCGGTGTTTGACATGCAACAGCTGATCCTGCTCGAGGCCCGGAACAACAAACTGACAGCCGTTCCCGAAGCGTTGACACGACTACCCAAGCTGGACCAGCTGGATTTCAGCAGCAACCTGATCACCAACTTCCCCTATTTCCTGGGCAAATACAAATTATCAGAGCTGCTGCTGCGTTCCAATAAAATACAGGAAGTAGATACCCGTCAGCTGGCCACGGTTTCATCCGGGCAACCCATAGCATGGGAAAAACTGAACCTGTCGCGCAACGAGCTGTCTTCTTTCGAAATGACCCACTGTGAGTTCACCACGCGTGTATTGGATATCTCTCATAACCAGCTGACGGAGCTTCACCCATCCATTTTCAACGCACCGCTGACCGATTTTTATGGCCATCACAACCAGATTGCCGAGCTGCCGCCTATTGACAGCGGCTCCCGCTTTGGTGATTTCTGGATGCAAAACAACCGGTTGACCGAATTACCGGTGCAGATTGCGCATATATTTATCAATAATGCTGATTTCAGCAACAACCAGATCAGCAGGATCCATCCTGACTTTGACTCACAGGCTGCCGGCAGTTATTCCAGATGGTACTGGAAAATGCAGAATAATCCGCTGCCTCCGGGTAAAAATGGTAGTTTTTTCATCTAA